The Verrucomicrobiota bacterium genome segment CAGAGGAGCGGGCGGTTTCGGAAGCACCAGGCCCAGTTCGCGCAAGCGCGAGCCGGGTTTGGCGACAGTAGAATCATTACCGGCCGGCATGGACCCCTCCATCCACCCGCAGATTTTCGCCCGTGACGAACGTGGCGTTCTGAAGATACAGCACTGCATCGACGATGTCAGAAACCTCACCCATACGGCCGAGCGGATGAAATTTCGCCAGCACCGCAGGATCATCCTGGGCGTGCATGGGCGTGTTGATGATGCCGGGCGACACGGTGTTGAACCGGATGTTGTTCGCGACGTACTCTAGCGCCAAAGCCCTGCTCACGGCGGGCATCGTCGACTTTGACAGCACGGCCAGGAGGGCCGGCGAGCGACCGCTGGGTTGGTCCGCGACTACCGCTGAGATGTTGACCACGTGCCCCGAACCCTGATTCTTCATCGCCGGGATCACCTGCTGGGTCATAAAGAAGAAGCTGGCCACGTTGGTGTCCATAACCAGGCGGTAGTCACCCTCGGTGTAGTCGGCAAACGGCTTGGGGAGGAAGATGCCGGCGTTATTGACCAGCAGGTCGATGCGGCCAAACCGGCCGATGGCCGCCTGAGCCACGTTGATGGCGGTTTCCTTTTTACTGATGTCGCCGTCGATGAGGATCAGGTCGCCCGAGGCTTGGAGCTCCTTGGACCGGCTGATCGACCGAGCCGTGCCGACCACGCCATAGCCGTGGCCGAGAAGCGCTTGCGTGAGTCCGAGGCCAATGCCGCTGGAAGCGCCTGTGACGATGGCGGCCGGCTTTTGTGTGGTGCTCATAAAAAGTACTTTTGGTCGGATTCTGAACGTTCGTAGCCCTTGAACCGCTTTTCTGCCCCATCACTCCGTAACACCCAATATGCATGGGACCATTCTAAGAAAGGCGATCCAGCTCTTGCTGTTGGGTTATCGAGCATAAATTTCATCGTTTTTTCTCCGGCGATCAGTTGTTGCCTGTGATAGTAGCTCTTTCTTATCGAGCATACTATGGGCCAGGTGCCGTCAATTGCATCGACGGTCATTGTCGACTCTGGCGCCACACGCCACGATGGCTCCGATACCGGTGTGTCTCGAAATATCAGGGTCGCGGATAAGCACCTGCCAATATTACACGATACTAACGGGCCGAGCGAGATCGAGCTGCTCGCGAATGTGGAGCGACCCGGAAAATAGAAAAAGGGGACCTACCATGACAAAACGCCAAGACCGGTTATACACCGCGCGGGCCCACACCATCACCGGCGGCCGGGAGGGCGGCACCTCCCGCATGGACGATGGGCGACTGGAAGTTAAGTTGTCGGTTCCTGGCACCCCGGGAACCGGCACCAACCCAAGCGATATGCGTTTCGCGAGCCGGGAAAAAGCGATCTTGTCCCAATGGGAGGTCGGTGCCGGCCTGGTTCCAGGCGGCGGTCCCATGGCACGCCTGCCTCGTCTCATCGGTCGAGGGCGTGCGCTGGAAGTGCTGCTCGGGGCAGATGATATCCCGGGCGGCCTCGCCGAGCTTTATGGCTATGTCAATCGTGCTTTGCCGGACGCAGAGCTCGATTCCTTCGAGGCACTTGCCGTGCGGATTGCGTCCTTTGATAAACGGGCCATCGCGGAAACAAAACGCCTGGTCGATATCGCCAGCCTGCCGCCGGACGCGGAAATCGTGCCCGAGTGGGACGCCTTTGTGGCTTCGCTTGGGCGCCCCGCCAGCCGGGCGAAGCTGAAGGCGTTGATGAAGCGGGGCTTCCACACGGCCGGCGATGTTGAAAATCGCCTCGGGTACTACGTGGGCCAGCTAGGTGCTGCAGCAATCCAGAATCAATGACCACAACTCGGTTTCGCCGTTTTCTACGCGCCCCATCATCGGTCCCGTCCAAGCGATTACGAGACCTGAAAGTACGTTGCGCCTGCGGAGTAAGGCAGCCCGGTCGCATGAGACTTCTGCAAACGGCGCCTTGGAAGCGGAGATGCACGCCGCTCTCAACGTCGATCGCCCGCTTTACGCCAGTACCGTTGTGACTACAATTACAGGGACCGGCTCGATCCCTTCCCTCGAACCTCAGGAACCAATGCGCAGTATTGAACCCGACGATTTCCGGTCACTGCAAAAACGAAGACGAAAAGATGATGCCGAACTTGATTCACCGAATACCAGAAAAAGGTAACCGTGTCCGTTCTCCTGATGCACGGCGACGGCGGCCAGATCGTACCTTATTCCGATTCTGCGCCTCTGCCTGTAAAGCTACTGAAGAACCGAACCCTGACAACCTGCACAGAGTTCCGCACCGGTATGCGTACGACGTCCAGACCATCAGCACGGACCTGTTAGCGTCCGTCAAAGCCAGAGTTTATTCCGGAGAAACCGCATGAGCAAAAGGATGAAAGCGGCGCAAATCGGCACAGCAGGGGCCGATTTTGAGTTGGTTGAACGCGACATTCCCGAACCAGGGCCGGGGCAGGTGCGGGTCAAGGTAGAAGCCTGTGGGATCTGCCACAGCGACGTGCTGGTAAAGGAAGGACTCTGGCCGGGTCTGCAATACCCGCGTGTGCCGGGGCACGAGATTGCCGGCCACCTTGATGCTCTTGGAGCGGGAGTCACGGGCTGGAAAGAAGGCGATCGGGTTGGCGTAGGCTGGCACGGTGGCCATGATTTCGTGTGTGATGAGTGCCGACGCGGGGATTTCGCCATGTGCGTTAATCGCAAAGTGACGGGCATCGATTACGACGGTGGCTATGCCGAATACACGATCGCGCCGGCGGAAGCGCTGGCGGCGATTCCTGACGGTTTGCCGGCGGCGGAAGCCGGACCGTTCATGTGTGCAGGTGTAACGGTCTTCAATGCCTTGCGCAACTCCGGCGCGCGTCCCGGTGACGTCGTCGCAGTGCAGGGGATTGGCGGCCTCGGACATCTCGGGGTGCAATATGCGCGCAAAATGGGCTTCAAGACCATTGCGCTGGGGCGCGGCAAAGACAAAGAACCGCTCGCGCAAAAACTCGGCGCACACGTTTACATCGATTCGTCCGCCGCCGATACCGTGGCTGAACTGCAGAAGCTCGGCGGCGCGCGGGTGATTCTTGCGACCGCTCCGAGCGCGAAGGCGATCTCTGACGTCGTTGCTGGACTGGGTCTAAGCGGTAATCTCCTGATTCCGGCTGTGCCGAACGATCCGCTTACCGTGGGCGTGATGCCGTTGATAGCGGGCCGGCGGCAAATCTCGGGCTGGTATTCCGGTACGGCCCGCGACTCTCAGGACACATTGGAATTCAGTGCACTGAGCGACGTGCATCCGATGATCCAGACGTTTCCGCTTAGCCGCGTGGCGGACGCCTACGAACAAATGCACAGCGGCAAGGCGCGCTTTCGCGCTGTTCTACTGATGGAAAGTTGAGCGTCTTTTGCCGAGACAAAAATCGAAAACTTGCCGTGCAACGCCGAAGCTTGAGGTGCTCCCCCTCGGGCTCTCCCGCACTTTGCGTGGTGGCACCGCTCGGCTTGAATGGAAGGGGGGAAGCAGGGATCGATACGCGGAGGAGAGTTGCCCGTCCTCCGGTAGACGGCCGGCACCCCTTCCCTGACGTTCCACGCAAAGTGCGGGAGAGTCGAATTTTTTGGGGAGCAGTATAGCCGACGCCCAGCCCCCCGGCGCCGCGAGCGGGCCGCCATGTTGGTCCCTTGGTTACGCGTGCTCATCGACTGAAGGATTCGCCGCAACTGTGTCAGTTGACGAAGGGGATGCGACTGGCGCCGCAGCCGAGGCTCAGTGAGGCCGGGAAAAAAACGGGGGCAAGACGCGGGCGCTGGCCAAGCCTTGCCGCCGCACTCACTCCTACGCTCTTGCGTAAGCCATCGGCGAGCGCAGCCCCTGGCATCGGTTCCGCCCTCGGTTTTTTCCGGTGTCTCCGAGCTGGCCGCGGTCATCCACGTGGATGCCCGTGCCGGACCCAAGGCGGATCACGAACCGGCAAAAAGCGCGCTCACGTCGATCGAGACGTCGGGGTAGGCTTGGGGCGAGAGCGGCATTTCGCTGCCGGCGAAGGTTTCGCTCCGGTAGTCGGGCGCCAGGTGCCGCAGCACGCGGCGGCCCTGAACGTCCGCGACCCAGTATTCCGGCACCCCGGCCTGTTGACAGGCCCGAAGCTTGTCGCCCACGTCGTAGGAGAGCGTGGTGCGCGACACCTCTATCACCAGGGTCGCCTCGCTGCAGAGCGGGTTATCCGGGCCCGAACGCGGCGGCCGGGAGAGCAGGGTCAGGTCGGGCCATACCTCGGTGACCTCATTCAACCGCAGCCCCCCGGGCCAGGGGTGCAACCCCGGGCGTTGCCGGGCAAGAAACCATTGCAAAAGCAAGAACGCCACGAAGCTGTGGGGATTACCGGGCGGGGGCATGATGAGGATCCGGCCGTCGAGCAGTTCGTGGCGGCGGTCCGGATCCAGGAACGCTTCCAGGGCGTGGAACTCCCGAACCGTGAGTTTGTGGACTTCGACCGTTTCGGAGAGGCTCATGGGCTGCCCTTGGATTATAACCGGAACGTGCCGGTCGGCCAAGCGTTCGGCCTGCTCTTTCGCTTCCTCCAAGCTGTAGCCGTCGATTTCCCAAACGATCAGCGGCCAATCTTCGGGCCGCAGCTGCCGCATTTGCGGCGAGACCAGAAAAAACCAAGGGCCACGAGACCGGGGCAAAGTGGGGGCTACGCGGCGTTCGACTTGGGGGTTCACGGCATGCTGGGGTACCATCGCGAAAGCGCCAAACGCCACTCCCCATTCAAGACTTGGGTTGGGACTTGGAGTAAAAGGTGGGCACCCGCGGGCGTCCACTGCATCTGCTGCTTTTTCACGAAGCGTTTGCTGACCACCTGATTGACGGCGGATTCCACAAAGGCCGTCGAGATGACTTTGCCTTGCCGGTACCGCTCGCCGTGGTTGGGCAGAAACGCTTGATTCTCGCGGACGTAGGTCTCGAACGTCCGGACGACCTTGAGCAGCTTACGGTGCTCGGCGCTGCCGTTTTTGATCTCCAGGGCGTAAATCAAGTCATCCGTGATTTCCAACGCCCGATCGACCTTGCCGTGCCACAAGTTCCATTTGAGGTGTTCCAGCCAAAAGTTCTGCGGCTCCATCCATGCCTTTGATCTTCAGCCACGCTTCGCCCTATCAGTACCTCGGCATGAGAGGCTTATAACAAGCGACCCTAACGGGATTCGAACCCGTGTTACTCCCGTGAAAGGGGAGTGTCCTGGACCACTGGACGATAGGGTCTTGCGTTTTGGGAGCGCAAATATTGGCATCGAACCGGCACGGTGCAAGGAGAAATTTTTCGGTCTCTCCCCTAGGAACCCCGCGCATTTTCTCCGCGCAGCGCCAGAATCGACTCCGCGATGCGGGCCGTCGCCCCGCGATGGAAAGCCAGAACGGAACCGGCGCGCTCAACCGTCGCCGCCGCCTGGTCCGGATGATCCAGCAGATCGGCAACGGCAGCCGGCAACGCCTCGGCACCCGTAAGTTGGCGGATGCCGCCGGCGGCGACCAGGTCTTTCATCAGGGTCGCGAAATTCTCCATGTGCGGTCCGGAAATCACCGGCCGGGCGGCCTGGATCGGTTCCACCGGGTTCTGGCCGCCGATCCCCTGGAAACTTTTCCCGATCACCACGACATCCGCCGCCTGGTACCACCCTCGAAGCTCGCCGGTTGAGTCCACCACCAGGATCGCCGTGCCGGGCGTGAACTCCGGCTTGCTTCGGAGGGTCCACGGGATCCCGCAGGTCTTCAGCAGTTCCACGATTTCCGGGGTTCGCTCGACGTGGCGGGGAACCAGGATCAGGAACAGGTCCGGAAAGCGCGTGCGCAGCTGAAGGAATGCCTTCAGCAGCAGTTCTTCCTCACCGGGATGCAGACTTCCGCCGAGGAGGAACCGGTGCGTCTTGGGCTCACATCCGTGTCGCCGGAGCCACTCACGGAAAGTAAACGGCTCGGTGTCCGGCACGCGCGGGTTCGCGTCGGCGTCATATTTCAGACTTCCCGTCGCGATCACCCGCGCCTGGTCGAGGCCGACCGCCCGCCATTGCCCCAGTTCGTTCGGGTGCTGGGCATAGACCTTGGTGAGCTGACCCCAGAGCAACGGTTCGGCGATCCACCGAGCAGCCTCGTAACGCTTTCGCGACCGGGGCGAGAGCCGCGCATTCGCCAGATGGACCGGTGCGCCGTGCGCGCGGGCACACGCCAGAAAGCTCGGCCAAAGGTCCGAGTCCACGAGGATGACCTCAC includes the following:
- a CDS encoding SDR family oxidoreductase is translated as MSTTQKPAAIVTGASSGIGLGLTQALLGHGYGVVGTARSISRSKELQASGDLILIDGDISKKETAINVAQAAIGRFGRIDLLVNNAGIFLPKPFADYTEGDYRLVMDTNVASFFFMTQQVIPAMKNQGSGHVVNISAVVADQPSGRSPALLAVLSKSTMPAVSRALALEYVANNIRFNTVSPGIINTPMHAQDDPAVLAKFHPLGRMGEVSDIVDAVLYLQNATFVTGENLRVDGGVHAGR
- a CDS encoding alcohol dehydrogenase catalytic domain-containing protein, translated to MKAAQIGTAGADFELVERDIPEPGPGQVRVKVEACGICHSDVLVKEGLWPGLQYPRVPGHEIAGHLDALGAGVTGWKEGDRVGVGWHGGHDFVCDECRRGDFAMCVNRKVTGIDYDGGYAEYTIAPAEALAAIPDGLPAAEAGPFMCAGVTVFNALRNSGARPGDVVAVQGIGGLGHLGVQYARKMGFKTIALGRGKDKEPLAQKLGAHVYIDSSAADTVAELQKLGGARVILATAPSAKAISDVVAGLGLSGNLLIPAVPNDPLTVGVMPLIAGRRQISGWYSGTARDSQDTLEFSALSDVHPMIQTFPLSRVADAYEQMHSGKARFRAVLLMES
- a CDS encoding Uma2 family endonuclease, with the translated sequence MRQLRPEDWPLIVWEIDGYSLEEAKEQAERLADRHVPVIIQGQPMSLSETVEVHKLTVREFHALEAFLDPDRRHELLDGRILIMPPPGNPHSFVAFLLLQWFLARQRPGLHPWPGGLRLNEVTEVWPDLTLLSRPPRSGPDNPLCSEATLVIEVSRTTLSYDVGDKLRACQQAGVPEYWVADVQGRRVLRHLAPDYRSETFAGSEMPLSPQAYPDVSIDVSALFAGS